ATAGACATCTCCAAATTCATCTACTCCAGCCGCCGCGCCGCGTTCCTGGTCAGTCGCGCCCAGGTAGGTCGAAAATACCAGAGCATCACCCGCTGGACTGAATTTGGTCACAAACACATCGTACAGACCGCCGCTAAATGTCGTCTGAGTCGGATTTTTCAGGGGGAAATTTTTTGAATTGAGGTATCCGGTCACCACGGCGCTCCCATCTTTCTGGTCCACGGCAATGTCCGCCCCGAGGTCATCTTCGTTTCCGCCAAGATAGGTCGAATAGATCAATTCGCTTCCAGTGCGATTCAATTTGGTCACAAAGGCATCGGTAAACGAGTCGCCTCCGTCACGTGGTTGAAACGCATTTTTCACCGGGAAATCAGTTGAGAGGGTAAACCCGGTGACATATGGATTTCCTTGAGCGTCCAGGGCCATTCCTCGGATTTCATCACGACCGGCTCCACCCAAAAGCGTTGCAAACTCAACGGCTGATCCTCCGGAATTCAGCTTGACAACAAAGCCTTCGCTATTGCCCTTGTTTTCTTTTTGAAATGCCTGATCTGTGGTTGGGAACACCAGTGACGTGGTTCGTCCGGCGATATAAATACCGCCCTCCCGATCAATGGCAACCCCACGTGCTTCGTCAAAGCGGTTGCCGCCAAAGTAGGTCGAAAAGACCAGTTGTCCCGAGACGGTATCAATTTTGGCCACAATGATGTCGGCCTCTCCGGCATTTTCCGGCTGGAGTGGAAACTGAGTCAGAAAATTGATTGACAGTGTGGTACCAACCACCACGACATTGCCAAGACCATCGGCAGCCACGGCAAAGGCTGCATCCGGGAACCCGCCGCCGAGAAAACTTGAAAAACTCACGGTTGGGTCAATCACCAGCGGCTGGGTTGGATCATAGGTGCCGAGTTTGAAGCGAACACGTTTGGGGCTGGAACCTGAGGGCTGAAGAAGCCGGGCTGAAGAAGTCGGGCTGAAGAAATCGGGCTGAAGAAGTCGGGCTGGGGGTTGGGGGAAATCAAGCTGGTACTGGGCGTCCACTAGCCGTTTTTGTCCGCCAATCATCTGGTAGGCAACGGGTTTATGATGAACCGTTGTGGTTGAGTTTCCAGTCACAATCAGGTTTCCAGTCTGATCAAGTGAAAGCAGGTCAATACCTTCAAATCCAAGCACTATCGAATCAGTCTGGCCTCCGGGTGCCACCATAAAGTCATATTCAAGCTGGTTCGGATTGCCATAGACAACCACGTCAATGCCCGGATACACACGGCGATAGCGGACCTTTCCAAAATGCGGAATGTCTCGTTTCCACTGGCTTTCTTTTGAACCAAACAGGTAATTTGACCGCGAGGTTTGTGGGTGTTCGCCAATCATCTCGGGATGTATGGCCCCGCCAATAAACCGCAGGGCACTTATGGTTTGCGAAGAAGGGTCATTGTTTGGCTGCTGCAACACCAATCCCGATGAAGTGAGCAAAGCATTGGCTTGACCGATTCGGGTCCGGAATTTCACATCAGATGAAAACTGCCCTTGATTGGTCTCAAATGTCAGCGGGAGTGCATTGAGAACTGCCGAGGTTGGGACAGATGAAGGCTTGAGAGACGGCATCTGACTCGCCTGTGTTTGCCCCTGACCAGGAAGCCACGTGACACACAGCAGCGCGATCATCAAACAATTCAGCACGATACGGAAAAAACGATAAGAGTGAAAATAGATCATGGTTTTGAGAAAAGACAAAAATGACAAATGACAAGGTGACAAATGACAAGGTGACAGAGGATTTTCTTCATCCCTCATCCCTCATCCCTTGGTTTCGGCCCGGAACCCGGTTATCGGGTCAACTCTTTGAGTATCTGCTCAACATCAGCTTTGACTTCGGGATTAAGTTCGATGGCTCTGGCAAATACCTGACGGGCTTGCTCTTGCAACTGGTTTGCCTGAACTGGATCTTTTTGGATTTGAGCTTTCAATGCAAACAGTTTTCCCTGGGTAATGTAAAATTCCGGGTTATCACCTTTGAGATCAATCCCTTGTTTGATTTCCTCCAAACCTGAATTCAGAGCCGCGAGCGCATCTTTTTTCTGAGCAATGAGCCAGCGAGCCCGGAGCCACTGCAATTTGGCAAGCTGGTTATGGGCGGCGGAATATTCTTTATTTAACTCAATTGATTTTCGAAAAACAGTTTGGGCTTTGGCAAAAATACGCTCTGAAAACGGCTGCCCCGTGTCGAGCAGCCATTCCAGGGCAATGGCCTGGGCCTGACCTTCGTGCGACCAGGCTTCAAAGAATGTCGGGTTGAGTCCCTGTGCATGTTGAAATGCCTGAATGGCAGAGGTCAACGCAACGGTTGGGTCTTGTTTGATACTGGTTTGGTAATTGGCCTGAATCAACTGAGCACGTCCGATGTAGAGATAAGTAAACGCATCGTTATCTCGGATTTTGAGCCCCTTGGCCAGTGTTTCAAGCGCCTGATTGAGCAGTGGAATCGGATCCTGCTTCCGATCAGCCAGATACTGGGCCTTCTGCATATACACCTGGGCAAAGTTATTGTAGGCAATCGCGTTCTTTGGGTTGGCGGCGATTCCGCGCTCATAAAACCGAATGCTTTCTTCAAACTCAACACCTGGGTCCTGACCATGGTCAATTTTGTACGCAACAATGTCGGTATATGCCGTGGCGGCATTGATGAGTGCACTATACAAATTGGGGTTGAGCCGGAGGGCCTGGTTGTAGGTATCAATGGCTTGATTGAGCGTTGCCATTGGATTTTGCCCTTGCTGCACCATGTACTCGCCCTTTGAAAGCCATACATTGGCTAAACTGTTGTAAACTCTGGCGGTTGGAACTGATAGTTCCAGAACTTTTGTATAGCACCCGGCCGCTAAATCATACGCCTGGGTCGGGTTTTCACCCCTCACAAGTTGAAATTCACCCTGTGCCCAGTATGCCCACCCTAAATAGAGATGATTCAGGCCCTGACTGGGCCTGGCCGCTATTGCTTGCCGATTAAATTCAATTGAAGTCCGAAAGTCGGTGGTGGGATCCTGGCCTTGATCCATCACATAAACACCACGCTGACGAAAGGCATCGCCCAACATTCGAAATCCAAAGGCGTTCTTTGGATCAACGGCCAGTGCCGCTCTGGCTTTTTTAATACAAGTTTCGAGTTCAGTGAGCGGGCTTTCCCCTTTTTCGGTTTTTGTCAAAGCCTGAAGAATGTGGATATTCGCACTGACCAGATACAGATCCGGCTTCTCTGGCGCCACCTCAATTCCCTGTTCACACACCGCCACTGATTGATCAATTGCGACCTGAAACGGTTTCCCAGTGTTAATCAAAAGCCGGGCAGTTTGAAATTCCACCCATCCAAGTTGTTTATAGGTTTCCGGGTCACTTTCGGCAATGGTTTGGGCCTGGCGATAGGCGGCCCCAGCCTGTCTCAAATCGTTAAGTGCTGCGTCATGTTCGCCAGCTTCCAGGCGTTGGTTTCCCTGATCGAGATGGATTTGGCCAATCAGGCGTTGCGCTTCATAGAGCCAGGGAACTTTCTTCAACGCGGCTTCAGCTTTGATGATTGCTTCCGGCCATTTTCGGTCATGCCAGTACATCAGGGCTTCAACATATTCGGTCGCCTCGCCCGTTGCCCCATGCCCTTGCTGCAAATATCTGAGTGCCGGCTGCTTGAGTTCCTCTTCCGCCTTTTTGACCTCAGCCTGATAGAGTTCTTTATTGGAAATGGCCTTGGCTTCGTCGAGTCGCTGTTGAAACAATTCACCCAGAACCAGCCCCAGAGCATAGGCGGTTTCTGAAGTTTGATATCCATTGTTCCAGGCGGCTTCCAAATGGGTGCGGGCGGCTTGATATTCGCCCAAAGCCAGATGTCCGCGACCAATGGCATAATGGCCGGGACCTTCGCTGATTTTTCCAAAGCGGTTCATGGTTGCTTCCACGGCCTGCATCCGCTCGCGAACCATGGCTTCCTCGCGGGCAATGTTGTGGCGCGGCAACATATGACCGTGGCGCATGATGGTCTCGATTTCCTTGACCCGTTCCCCCAACTGTCGTGCCAGTTCAGATTGTTGACGCGCCTGCCAGAGCGCGTGAACCCCGCTGACCAAAAAGAACAATCCAATCCCAAGCGCCGCCGCCACAATTGAGGCCGCCACCCGATGTTTATGCAGCAGTTTTTTGGCCCGAAACCAGACCGAAACCGGTCGGCCCTGGATCGGCTCGCCGGCCAGAAATCGGAGCAAATCATCCTGGAGCGCACGGGCTGAGTCATAGCGTTGCTGTGGCTCTTTCTCCAGACACTTCATGACAATCGTTTCCAGATCAACCGGAATACGCGAATCCAGGGTCCGCAGCGCCGGGGCTTCATCCTGAATGACTTTGAGCAACACCTCCATAATGGACCCCTGGCTAAAGGGAACTTTGCCGGAAAGCAATTCATAGAGCGTCACGCCCAAACTATAGATGTCGGTGCGTCGGTCCAGCCGGTCGGTTTCTCCGCGAGCCTGTTCGGGTGACATATAATACGGAGTGCCCAACAGCGCCCCTTCAACGGTCATGCCGCTGGCCGCCACCTGCCGGGCCAGTCCGAAATCCATCACGTAGGGTTTGAGCAACCCATCCTCTCCCGTACCGACAATGATATTGTGTGGCTTGATGTCGCGATGAATCAGCCCCTCTTTATGAGCTGCCTGGAGCGCATCGGCCACCTCAGCCATAATTTTGATTTTTTGCTCCACCGACAATCCGGCCATGGCTTTATCCAGGGTTTGACCGGGCAGATACTGCATGGCGATAAAATACCGGCCTTCAAATTCGCCGACTTCATAGACCCGGCACACA
The nucleotide sequence above comes from Acidobacteriota bacterium. Encoded proteins:
- a CDS encoding SBBP repeat-containing protein; its protein translation is MIALLCVTWLPGQGQTQASQMPSLKPSSVPTSAVLNALPLTFETNQGQFSSDVKFRTRIGQANALLTSSGLVLQQPNNDPSSQTISALRFIGGAIHPEMIGEHPQTSRSNYLFGSKESQWKRDIPHFGKVRYRRVYPGIDVVVYGNPNQLEYDFMVAPGGQTDSIVLGFEGIDLLSLDQTGNLIVTGNSTTTVHHKPVAYQMIGGQKRLVDAQYQLDFPQPPARLLQPDFFSPTSSARLLQPSGSSPKRVRFKLGTYDPTQPLVIDPTVSFSSFLGGGFPDAAFAVAADGLGNVVVVGTTLSINFLTQFPLQPENAGEADIIVAKIDTVSGQLVFSTYFGGNRFDEARGVAIDREGGIYIAGRTTSLVFPTTDQAFQKENKGNSEGFVVKLNSGGSAVEFATLLGGAGRDEIRGMALDAQGNPYVTGFTLSTDFPVKNAFQPRDGGDSFTDAFVTKLNRTGSELIYSTYLGGNEDDLGADIAVDQKDGSAVVTGYLNSKNFPLKNPTQTTFSGGLYDVFVTKFSPAGDALVFSTYLGATDQERGAAAGVDEFGDVYVTGFTGSPDFPTTANALQKDLRGVSDIFVTKYSPTGGRIFSTFFGGAKDEQPFDMAIDARNTIYLVGVTTSPDYPLTNPIRTEPGNVDSFVTRLSRTGDRAIYSTYFGGAQVDNIFGVAADADGNVYVCGQTTSDDLPLVHPVQMTRAGVGDAFISKLSDPADFSLNIAVSAITLQRGKKTRLELTINRFGGYDDLVTVTGPSVKEFGLKLKPGVIITPESQAVFTLKAKATAQRVTRILTFTATDNFGRTRTLPITVTIQ
- a CDS encoding protein kinase, with translation MIDSSQARLILELALQKGLIDSEQISLCTPTGYTEPEVWSARLKEVVHKGILTEETVQTLSNEVVAFRSLQTQAPDDTLLMAQSGSGTITETTLAFQPASEPLHLASVSQLPTQMATPGATPHQSAPKSGINRELEFRQVGRYEIVRRIGEGGMGTVYEAFDPLLKRPVALKFLIKDNPTLVQRLLMEGRSQAQIDHPNVCRVYEVGEFEGRYFIAMQYLPGQTLDKAMAGLSVEQKIKIMAEVADALQAAHKEGLIHRDIKPHNIIVGTGEDGLLKPYVMDFGLARQVAASGMTVEGALLGTPYYMSPEQARGETDRLDRRTDIYSLGVTLYELLSGKVPFSQGSIMEVLLKVIQDEAPALRTLDSRIPVDLETIVMKCLEKEPQQRYDSARALQDDLLRFLAGEPIQGRPVSVWFRAKKLLHKHRVAASIVAAALGIGLFFLVSGVHALWQARQQSELARQLGERVKEIETIMRHGHMLPRHNIAREEAMVRERMQAVEATMNRFGKISEGPGHYAIGRGHLALGEYQAARTHLEAAWNNGYQTSETAYALGLVLGELFQQRLDEAKAISNKELYQAEVKKAEEELKQPALRYLQQGHGATGEATEYVEALMYWHDRKWPEAIIKAEAALKKVPWLYEAQRLIGQIHLDQGNQRLEAGEHDAALNDLRQAGAAYRQAQTIAESDPETYKQLGWVEFQTARLLINTGKPFQVAIDQSVAVCEQGIEVAPEKPDLYLVSANIHILQALTKTEKGESPLTELETCIKKARAALAVDPKNAFGFRMLGDAFRQRGVYVMDQGQDPTTDFRTSIEFNRQAIAARPSQGLNHLYLGWAYWAQGEFQLVRGENPTQAYDLAAGCYTKVLELSVPTARVYNSLANVWLSKGEYMVQQGQNPMATLNQAIDTYNQALRLNPNLYSALINAATAYTDIVAYKIDHGQDPGVEFEESIRFYERGIAANPKNAIAYNNFAQVYMQKAQYLADRKQDPIPLLNQALETLAKGLKIRDNDAFTYLYIGRAQLIQANYQTSIKQDPTVALTSAIQAFQHAQGLNPTFFEAWSHEGQAQAIALEWLLDTGQPFSERIFAKAQTVFRKSIELNKEYSAAHNQLAKLQWLRARWLIAQKKDALAALNSGLEEIKQGIDLKGDNPEFYITQGKLFALKAQIQKDPVQANQLQEQARQVFARAIELNPEVKADVEQILKELTR